A genomic stretch from Lathyrus oleraceus cultivar Zhongwan6 chromosome 2, CAAS_Psat_ZW6_1.0, whole genome shotgun sequence includes:
- the LOC127119809 gene encoding uncharacterized protein LOC127119809, with translation MVGLFSRFTVKKSMHRRTQSARLEERDVLPANAEAAAASVAASAAATATSHGIEVAVEFKPVEHPVEPLDNDRPVQCPLPEPSILNDGRIWKERASATMHRRGDLPVMKEGESLEHEGGGNTRPRRSRSNRMILPSVSAPEHNLLKLLEESGI, from the exons ATGGTGGGTTTATTCTCGCGATTCACCGTTAAAAAGAGCATGCATCGACGCACGCAAAGTGCCCGCTTG GAGGAGAGGGATGTACTTCCTGCAAACGCAGAGGCGGCGGCGGCTTCTGTTGCTGCAAGTGCGGCGGCCACTGCAACTTCTCATGGAATTGAAGTGGCTGTGGAATTTAAGCCAGTTGAACATCCGGTTGAGCCTCTTGACAATGATCGACCAGTTCAATGTCCGTTGCCAGAACCATCTATTCTTAAT GATGGAAGAATATGGAAAGAGCGAGCATCTGCTACCATGCATAGAAGAGGTGACCTGCCAGTAATGAAAGAAGGGGAATCCCTCGAGCATGAAGGTGGTGGTAATACTCGGCCGCGAAGATCACGTTCTAATCGAATGATCCTACCATCTGTTAGTGCTCCTGAGCATAATCTTCTAAAACTTCTTGAAGAGTCGGGCATCTAA